A DNA window from Helianthus annuus cultivar XRQ/B chromosome 15, HanXRQr2.0-SUNRISE, whole genome shotgun sequence contains the following coding sequences:
- the LOC110914549 gene encoding uncharacterized protein LOC110914549 translates to MKVGDGSRTSAWYDTWSNLGPLSNILTPRVISNVGFQLDAKVKDVHENGSWSWPMAWRDLYPVLIQRDHITLNPVERDEICWKDGSELLDYSSTNVWHSIRFREQDVNWVKIVWFPQCIPKHAFLMWLILRRKLLTQDKILQWEFSRRKNMNMMCCALCFADIDSHQHLFFECKFSSHIWNKV, encoded by the coding sequence ATGAAAGTGGGTGATGGTAGCCGCACTTCTGCATGGTATGATACTTGGAGTAATTTGGGCCCTTTATCGAATATTTTGACTCCAAGAGTTATCTCTAATGTGGGGTTTCAGCTGGATGCTAAGGTTAAAGATGTTCATGAGAACGGCTCTTGGTCCTGGCCGATGGCTTGGAGGGATTTGTATCCAGTTTTAATTCAACGGGATCACATCACGTTGAATCCTGTTGAGAGGGACGAGATTTGTTGGAAAGATGGGAGTGAGCTTCTTGATTACTCTTCCACAAATGTTTGGCACTCGATTCGTTTTAGAGAGCAGGATGTTAATTGGGTTAAGATCGTATGGTTTCCCCAATGCATCCCTAAACATGCGTTTCTTATGTGGTTAATCCTACGGCGTAAACTGTTGACCCAGGATAAAATTCTACAGTGGGAATTTTCTAGACGGAAGAACATGAACATGATGTGTTGTGCTCTGTGTTTCGCGGATATTGATTCACATCAGCATTTGTTTTTTGAATGCAAGTTTTCATCGCATATATGGAATAAGGTTTGA
- the LOC110914551 gene encoding uncharacterized protein LOC110914551, with protein MGSVASWNIRGLNRSLKQKEVRQVVMDNHVQVCAIMETHVNTANVTKVCQKVFSSWMWNSNASCCVKGTRIMLGWDPNMADVMVLAQTDQVVHTQVMFKRDSKSLFCSFVYAENNYKLRRDLWNNLCAHNSIMKDKPWVVMGDFNASLSHDDSSAGSSSYSIGTREFRECVQSIDMFDVNSTGLHYTWSNNQHRGGIIFKKLDRIMGNINLVAEFPNAGAYFHPFRISDHAPCILKLPTVTRDKPRPFKFVNLIAEKHGFMEAINQIWGKEITGFRMYQVVMKMKLLKTPLRKLFFQQGNLHENVKKARKELDECQLVMDQDPSNGDVLAKHSFLLKNYKEAVHDEAAFLQQKSKVDWLTLGDSNTKYFHNVVKAKNHRSRIFLIRDTDGNVHEGGGGRRL; from the coding sequence ATGGGTAGTGTTGCTTCATGGAATATTAGGGGGTTGAACCGCTCCCTCAAACAGAAGGAGGTTCGTCAGGTTGTTATGGATAATCATGTTCAGGTGTGTGCTATTATGGAGACCCATGTTAACACGGCGAATGTTACAAAGGTGTGTCAAAAAGTTTTTAGCTCGTGGATGTGGAACTCAAATGCTAGCTGTTGTGTAAAGGGTACTCGGATCATGCTTGGTTGGGACCCGAATATGGCTGATGTGATGGTTTTAGCGCAAACGGATCAGGTGGTTCATACTCAAGTGATGTTTAAACGAGATAGCAAATCCTTGTTTTGTTCTTTTGTCTATGCGGAGAATAATTATAAATTGCGAAGGGACTTGTGGAACAATTTGTGTGCGCACAACTCTATTATGAAAGACAAACCGTGGGTTGTGATGGGAGATTTCAATGCTTCCCTATCTCATGATGACTCGAGTGCAGGTTCGTCTTCTTATAGCATTGGAACCAGGGAGTTTCGAGAGTGTGTTCAATCCATCGATATGTTTGATGTTAATAGCACGGGGCTTCATTACACTTGGTCGAATAACCAGCATAGAGGAGGCATTATTTTTAAAAAACTGGACCGAATCATGGGCAATATTAACCTGGTTGCTGAGTTTCCAAATGCTGGAGCTTATTTTCACCCATTTCGGATATCTGACCACGCCCCTTGCATTTTAAAGTTGCCAACTGTGACAAGAGACAAACCAAGACCGTTTAAATTTGTGAATCTAATTGCTGAAAAGCATGGCTTTATGGAAGCTATTAATCAGATCTGGGGAAAAGAGATTACAGGATTTCGCATGTACCAGGTTGTTATGAAAATGAAGTTGCTTAAAACTCCGTTACGAAAGCTTTTCTTCCAACAAGGGAATCTGCATGAGAATGTTAAGAAGGCTAGAAAGGAACTGGATGAATGTCAGCTTGTTATGGATCAGGACCCGTCTAATGGGGATGTGTTAGCGAAGCATAGTTTTCTTCTAAAGAATTATAAAGAAGCAGTTCATGATGAAGCTGCTTTTCttcaacaaaaatcaaaagtGGATTGGTTAACGCTTGGGGATTCTAATACTAAATATTTTCATAACGTTGTCAAAGCCAAAAACCACCGAAGCCGTATCTTTTTGATTCGTGATACGGATGGGAATGtgcatgagggggggggggggcggcgGCTTTAG
- the LOC110914552 gene encoding uncharacterized protein LOC110914552 produces the protein MHNYHRQVGPPRCAFKVDIQKAYDTVDWDFLRDILHGFGFNHRFIGWIMECVTSSSFSLSINGNIHGYFRCERGLRQGDPMSPYLFTMVMEVLTLLLRKAADLDPSFRFHNRCEKQMIINVCFADDLLIFARGDTQSARVIMDSLMKFKDVSGLAPSNSKSSAFFCNVSSSIKARIMEFVPFEEGKLPIKYLGVPLLASRLLVKDCKVLVERMDKRIMDWKNKFLSFAGKLQLVISVLSSIHAYWASVFMLPASIIKDLEDKMKWFLWGYGTTAKGRAKVAWKEVCLPKSEGGLGIRRISDVNRSLMTYHIYSILSERKSLWTHWILIHKLKNRSLWDIPIQNNSPWGWKKLLKFRHVVRPFFWSKIGNGEKTSLWFDKWCNLCPLSNYVTHRRMAQHGFSMYSKLADAIDGGIETIDHLFFECKYSKMVWYKVRERGDMSRVSEKWDDIMQWLVPIAAASAITSSCSVGLFHLDGKECKIFQQPTKTAGTNCGAYFAYGSNQIAILQV, from the exons ATGCATAATTATCACCGGCAAGTTGGTCCTCCGAGGTGTGCCTTTAAGGTGGATATTCAAAAGGCCTACGACACGGTGGATTGGGATTTCCTTCGTGATATCCTCCATGGGTTTGGCTTTAATCACCGTTTTATCGGTTGGATTATGGAATGTGTTACATCATCTTCTTTTTCTCTCAGCATTAATGGTAACATTCATGGATACTTTAGGTGTGAGAGGGGTCTGCGTCAAGGAGACCCTATGTCTCCTTACTTATTCACCATGGTTATGGAAGTTTTAACTTTACTTCTTCGAAAAGCGGCTGACTTGGATCCGTCCTTTAGATTTCATAACAGGTGCGAAAAACAGATGATTATTAATGTGTGCTTTGCTGATGATCTTCTTATCTTTGCTAGGGGAGATACCCAATCGGCAAGGGTAATCATGGATTCTTTGATGAAGTTTAAAGATGTTTCAGGGCTGGCTCCTAGTAACTCTAAAAGTTCAGCGTTTTTTTGCAATGTTTCTAGCAGCATTAAGGCGAGAATTATGGAGTTTGTTCCCTTTGAAGAGGGTAAGCTTCCGATTAAGTACCTTGGAGTTCCTTTATTGGCATCTCGGCTTCTAGTGAAAGATTGTAAAGTGCTTGTGGAAAGAATGGATAAGAGGATCATGGATTGGAAAAATAAGTTCCTTTCGTTTGCCGGAAAGCTTCAGCTTGTCATATCTGTCCTGTCTTCTATTCACGCGTACTGGGCTTCGGTTTTCATGTTGCCTGCGAGTATAATTAAGGATCTGGAGGATAAAATGAAGTGGTTTTTATGGGGGTATGGTACGACCGCTAAAGGAAGAGCTAAAGTTGCCTGGAAAGAGGTATGTCTCCCTAAGTCTGAAGGGGGCCTAGGCATTAGACGTATTTCTGATGTCAATCGGTCTCTCATGACGTACCACATTTATAGTATTCTTTCAGAAAGGAAATCTCTTTGGACACATTGGATTTTGATACACAAGTTAAAAAATCGTAGTCTTTGGGACATTCCTATCCAAAATAATTCGCCGTGGGGTTGGAAGAAATTACTGAAGTTTAGACATGTGGTTAGACCGTTTTTCTGGTCCAAAATCGGAAATGGTGAAAAAACGTCTTTATGGTTCGATAAATGGTGTAATCTATGTCCGTTGAGTAATTATGTTACGCATAGACGTATGGCTCAACATGGTTTTAGTATGTATTCTAAGCTGGCCGATGCTATAGATGGTG GTATTGAAACGATTGACCACCTGTTTTTTGAGTGCAAATACTCAAAGATGGTGTGGTATAAAGTTCGCGAGAGAGGAGACATGTCCCGAGTCAGTGAAAAATGGGACGACATAATGCAATGGTTGGTTCCTATAGCTGCAGCGTCGGCTATAACTTCTAGTTGCAGCGTCGGCTTATTTCATTTGGATGGAAAGGAATGCAAGATTTTTCAACAACCAACTAAGACCGCCGGAACAAATTGTGGAGCTTATTTTGCATACGGTTCGAACCAAATTGCTATCCTTCAAGTATAA